One Luteolibacter yonseiensis genomic window carries:
- a CDS encoding filamentous haemagglutinin family protein — protein MKPRRHHRATGLFGTTFKYGVPVFIGFTFAITGLTADAGDILRGGSPRSGKSARATAGAPTPAATDAARASAKDTLARTTRTLAAVRNLQNAARDAAIRNGANNLGKNPNRPTVTLPNVPNGLGAGGLDLGTVTGAHNPVQAVKDGRTTVTIKQTTQQALLGWKTMNVGKKTTLNFDQKAGGADAGKWIAFNKITDPSGNPTQILGNIKADGQVYIINPNGIIFGGGSQVNARALTASSLPINDNLIGRGLLNNPDREFLFNALNAGLAANTRVGDVTVQKGAKITTSVSADGNGGRIMIVGANVTNSGTLSSAAGQTILAAGLQVGVNAHDSKDPSLRGLDVYVGAVADTTSSLTPYAGTVINDGIIEIARGSTWLTGKNVNQLGVINSTTSVSLNGRIDLIASYDAVSNKGTASAAAIPFLYRSTGSVTLGEGSITQILPEYDSKATTVGTELALRSQINLRGRTIHLASGSTLLAPNAVVSLHAGNWVYAPSLFTSTFVSSGGQVYLDQDSVIDLAGTKNVSVSVTQNLLTLELRGSELAPAPLQRDGKLRGQTITVDIGERGNFEGRDWIGTPLADVSGYVGLVERTVGQLTTAGGTLDISAGGSVVVRENASIDVSGGWTNFEGGVVKTTQVVSGGRIVDIADARPDQPYQGIYDGTNTVTNAKWGVSKTFSHALAPSGAHYREGYTQGADAGKISISAPSMALDGKLTGKSYNGPTQSRDTPTSSSLPLSGSLTLNFRGQDPAHIGFPVNFPSPPKIVFGNPVDQAPAADFTVDANGNPLELEADRKENVHLSTGLTSVDGFGRLTIRNEGGSIIVPEKINLDAGTGGSVSFTAGNIEINGSVTAASGTLSFNALNLSPYDVALRLPDDPLPLPNPGRGIFTLGANARLSTAGLVTDDRFLKIGEALTPASPDGGKITISAFSADLNEGAVVDVSGGYAMTSSGSGRYGNGGSIAVKTGQDLTLPTVLGGNLKLGATLLGYSGAKAGALSLQAPQVQIGGTTTNPDTLLLDPEFFNQGGFGDFTLTGLGVQSDTSVPAVHVTEGTVIRPVAKSFQVNPTGGKLTLDVIQEVVGERPAVSVRLAAPGVSEGGGLLVRGSVLVDEGAVIDTDPGATISLTGNTVTVLGKLHTAGGNIVVGGGSNTANIFGDTTKARTTTYLGSKSVLSTAGTVVLTPDAYGRRTGKVLSGGNITLTGNIAAATGSVLDVSGASGKLDIPVASSAPGASAPVPTNSGLTLSPEILATVRTQVDSNGGNITLSGGQMLFSDATLLGNAGGKTALGGSLKVSSGRFYALGEVPLPTDASLVVSQTGLNIDPDLPDNSSAIGLTVSPGRLSRGYFSVDSFTNGGFDSLALDGVVEFKGKVDIAARGQISVANGGILYADSDVSLTASHVKLGRPMSVPVPVGTQLSPFQLNGLAYAVAPTFGTGKLSVKADVIDVGDLVLRGIGQAGLTAADGDIRGYGTFTIAGDLTLKAGQIHPVTASDFNIFAYDYQNGGLRRGSVTIQSSGTRNLPLSAGGNLRIMASEIVQGGVLRAPFGTITLGWDGTGTAPKDLLTGNALAVPVTKHLTLSSGSTTSVSAVDPATGKGIVIPYGINTDGNSWIDPRGVDITASGLPERNIVLAGEDVSTLTGSVIDVRGGGDLHAYRWVQGLGGPTDILASNTSFAIIPGYDSSVAPIADFNAAAGGGYANGTLKAGDRIYLNGSKSLPAGYYTLLPARYALLPGAVLVSPSTNNGAGSIEMPDKSSVVSGYRYNDLNSDREIPTLSTRFEVATSKVVRARAEYEDYLSNSFLVESAVKLNKDIPLLAKDSGSILFKSSGSMTLLGSVASASVTGGRGASVDISTARDIVISNGSVPAAAGVVALDANALNAFGAESLLIGGYRTKSASGTKVTSVTGNLVIDNKGTSLSANDVILVSNDDLTLKDGARVEASDVSRRAAVPLSITGNGTLLRVTSSDSASVSRTGSTSSAQPQLTLGENVSISGGSLILDSSAGMELSTTADLDAASYAVNSGRISLQLDGSGNLGGVDGLVLSGGTLADLQKGKSLSLLSYSSIDIYGTGRIGSEGLSQLTLSAGSVRGFNQNDGSVSFNAENILLNNSANSAASAASAPSGGTLEFNAATIRLGAGELAIRQYDEVVLDASRNVLGSGTGGLTVQKSLSIHTPLLAGLAGAKRTITAGGKIDLTSSGDATFTGDPGSSLSLKGSSINVDTAIFLPSGSLELLATSGDVTVSGHLDVSGVRQDFRDVSRYTNAGSIKLASETGDVVLTEGSTVNVAAHAGGGNAGILQISTPAGRFVSDGSLSGKGGKNGSNGVFELDVKNLASVSALSDSLTSASLTGSQRIRVRNGSVLIDGIVKALDFSLSADQGSITVTGTVDASGDTGGSVRLTANNDVILADGSTITVAGKDFSAAGKGGSVTLEAGSQRNGVAGAGSVDIRTGSVIDLSVASKVAGDAVTLGSSASEGKFSGKLHIRAPQISGNKDIAVGALNGTIIDASSILVEGYRIYDLTSGGGAITTAVRNGIHTDAQSFLGAAGTGNANYTAMTNRLLANNGGLGSVFVLAPGVEIINRTGDLTLGSSTTSVANDWDLATFRYGAKSAAGVLTLRAAGSLNFFSALSDGFTVSTTLPANNATRLWLARPTTQNALLPVNMQSWSYRLAAGADQTAADFSEVLGVNALGTNAGFLKLGNNRTNTATTSGTGATTSSAIANTATATSNGYQVIRTGSGDIEIHAGRSVQLLNQFATIYTAGTRVADPTLGGTFDLPSLSQNGIDSSLGAVQQSNPAAYTIAGGNVSIFAGQNIEHLTRNSANELVADSQLQLPNNWLYKRGYVDPLTGEFGTNRWGESASTTWWVDFTNFFQGVGALGGGDVTMVAGNNISNVDAVIPTNMRSTGFTDATRTHKTTPGNATYLETGGGNLTVRAANDIDAGVYYVERGHGELTAGGSIHTNATRSAVANGVTGNAYTQLPTTLFLGKGGFDVSASGDVLMGPVANPFLMPGGLNNSFWQKTYFSTYGEDSQVNISSLGGDVTLRLHTTIPGQTQGVADHFLQLWITNKQLLSTNSAANAKPWLRLSENQTSPFRTLVSLAPGTVRTTSFNGDVNLVGDLTLSPSSKGTVEMLASGSINALQPNGISTVKGVVSQIWGAATINLSDADPTSIPGYRSPFAYHVIAGDNPNAASVTSTESDFLGFIDDLFEESGGTNAVSETKQALHSPGLLHRDDTTPTRLYALGGDISGLTLFSPKAARVLAGQDIQDVSLYIQNLRSGDASIVSSGRNIILSNSNSPLRIAASSIGNATNFDSSPLAGDIQVSGPGTLQVLAGGNLDLGTVPGSSDGTGVGITSIGNARNPYLPFEGANLVVGAGMGEAGSLATGKLNFAEFIEKYVITEKGAKYLKQIAPGVDFQAQPEEEQARLALEVFYQILRDAGRDYAKTRNYKAAKLAIKVLFGDDSYAGEILSRGRDIRTASGGNIDIITPGGGVALAETAIGNPLSPPGIITASGGNISIFARNDISIGIGRIFTLRGGDEILWSSKGDIAAGSSSKTVKSAPPTRILIDPQSAAVQTDLAGLATGGGIGVLATVAGVKPGNVDLIAPEGTVDAGDAGIRVSGNLNIAANQVLNAGNISVSGNSAGAAAPAVSSPSISGLTAASNSTAATNATTTGTAANEARNQETTEVVETPSIISVEIIGYGSGSAGESDADKEDEEEKESGE, from the coding sequence ATGAAACCCCGCCGCCACCACCGCGCCACCGGCCTCTTCGGCACCACCTTCAAATACGGCGTCCCCGTCTTCATCGGCTTCACCTTCGCCATCACCGGGCTCACCGCGGACGCCGGAGACATCCTGCGGGGAGGCAGCCCGCGCTCCGGGAAATCCGCGCGCGCCACCGCCGGCGCGCCCACCCCCGCCGCCACCGACGCCGCGCGCGCCAGCGCGAAAGACACCCTCGCGCGCACCACCCGGACCCTCGCCGCCGTCCGCAACCTTCAGAACGCCGCGCGCGACGCCGCCATCCGCAACGGCGCCAACAACCTCGGCAAGAACCCCAACCGCCCCACCGTCACCCTGCCCAACGTCCCCAACGGCCTCGGCGCCGGCGGGCTCGACCTCGGCACCGTCACCGGCGCGCACAACCCCGTGCAGGCCGTCAAGGACGGCAGGACCACCGTCACCATCAAGCAGACCACCCAGCAGGCGCTGCTCGGATGGAAGACGATGAACGTCGGCAAGAAAACCACGCTGAACTTCGACCAGAAAGCCGGCGGGGCGGACGCGGGCAAATGGATCGCCTTCAACAAGATCACCGACCCCAGCGGCAACCCGACGCAGATCCTCGGCAACATCAAGGCGGACGGCCAGGTGTACATCATCAACCCGAACGGGATCATCTTCGGCGGCGGCAGCCAGGTCAACGCGCGGGCGCTGACGGCGTCGAGCCTTCCGATCAACGACAACCTCATCGGCCGCGGCCTGCTCAACAACCCGGATCGCGAATTTCTGTTCAACGCCCTCAACGCCGGACTTGCGGCCAACACCAGGGTGGGAGACGTGACGGTGCAGAAGGGGGCGAAGATCACCACCTCCGTTTCCGCGGATGGAAACGGAGGACGCATCATGATCGTCGGCGCGAATGTCACGAACAGCGGAACCCTCTCCAGCGCGGCCGGCCAGACGATCCTTGCCGCCGGATTACAGGTCGGTGTGAACGCTCACGACAGCAAGGATCCCAGCCTGCGCGGACTGGATGTTTATGTCGGGGCGGTGGCGGACACCACCTCGTCACTGACTCCATACGCGGGCACCGTCATCAACGACGGCATCATCGAGATCGCACGTGGCAGCACCTGGCTTACGGGGAAAAACGTCAACCAGCTTGGAGTCATCAACAGCACCACATCGGTTTCGCTCAACGGACGGATCGATCTCATTGCCAGCTATGATGCGGTTTCAAACAAAGGGACCGCATCCGCCGCCGCCATACCATTCCTGTACCGTTCCACCGGCAGCGTCACGCTGGGTGAGGGGAGCATCACCCAGATCCTGCCCGAGTATGACAGCAAGGCGACGACCGTCGGCACCGAACTCGCGCTGCGTTCCCAGATCAACCTGCGGGGCAGGACCATTCATCTGGCGAGCGGCTCCACCCTCCTCGCGCCAAACGCCGTGGTATCACTGCACGCGGGAAACTGGGTTTACGCGCCGTCGTTGTTCACTTCCACCTTCGTCTCCTCCGGTGGCCAGGTCTATCTTGACCAGGACTCCGTCATCGACCTCGCAGGAACAAAAAACGTTTCCGTCTCCGTCACCCAGAATCTCCTGACGTTGGAACTGCGTGGTTCGGAACTCGCGCCGGCTCCCTTGCAGCGTGATGGGAAGCTGCGCGGCCAGACCATCACCGTGGATATCGGGGAGAGAGGGAACTTCGAAGGGCGGGACTGGATCGGCACCCCTCTGGCGGATGTGTCCGGCTATGTGGGACTGGTGGAGCGGACCGTCGGACAGCTGACCACGGCAGGCGGCACTCTGGACATCTCCGCGGGAGGCTCGGTGGTGGTGCGGGAAAACGCGTCCATCGATGTCTCGGGCGGCTGGACGAACTTCGAAGGAGGAGTGGTGAAAACCACCCAGGTGGTCAGCGGAGGCAGGATCGTGGACATCGCGGATGCCCGTCCGGACCAACCCTATCAAGGCATCTACGACGGTACCAACACCGTGACGAACGCCAAGTGGGGGGTATCGAAAACATTCAGCCACGCTCTTGCTCCGTCCGGCGCGCACTACCGCGAGGGATACACCCAGGGCGCGGACGCCGGGAAGATTTCCATCAGCGCCCCGTCCATGGCGCTTGATGGCAAGCTCACCGGCAAAAGCTACAACGGTCCCACCCAGTCCCGCGATACGCCGACCTCCAGCAGCCTGCCGCTGTCCGGTTCGTTGACACTGAATTTCCGCGGGCAGGATCCGGCGCACATCGGGTTTCCCGTCAATTTCCCATCTCCTCCGAAGATCGTTTTCGGAAATCCGGTCGACCAGGCACCCGCGGCCGACTTCACGGTGGACGCCAATGGAAACCCGCTGGAACTCGAGGCGGACCGCAAGGAGAACGTCCATCTTTCCACCGGGCTCACCTCGGTCGACGGCTTCGGGAGGCTGACCATCCGCAACGAGGGCGGCAGCATCATCGTGCCGGAGAAGATCAATCTCGATGCCGGGACCGGCGGCTCGGTTTCATTCACCGCGGGAAACATCGAGATCAACGGCAGCGTGACCGCGGCCAGCGGCACGCTTTCTTTCAACGCGCTGAACCTTTCACCGTATGACGTGGCATTGCGCCTGCCGGACGATCCGTTGCCACTGCCGAACCCCGGTCGCGGGATCTTCACCCTCGGTGCGAACGCCCGGCTGAGCACGGCGGGGCTGGTCACGGACGACCGCTTCCTTAAAATCGGAGAAGCTCTGACCCCTGCCTCGCCGGATGGTGGAAAAATCACCATCTCCGCGTTTTCCGCCGATCTGAACGAGGGCGCGGTCGTGGACGTATCAGGCGGCTACGCCATGACTTCCTCCGGCAGCGGGAGATATGGAAACGGTGGCAGCATCGCGGTCAAAACCGGCCAGGATCTCACCCTGCCGACAGTGCTCGGCGGCAATCTGAAACTCGGAGCCACCCTCCTCGGCTACTCCGGTGCCAAGGCGGGCGCGCTTTCCCTGCAGGCCCCCCAGGTGCAGATCGGCGGCACCACCACCAATCCGGACACGCTGCTGTTGGATCCGGAGTTTTTCAACCAAGGAGGCTTCGGGGACTTCACGCTCACCGGACTTGGAGTGCAGTCGGATACCTCGGTTCCCGCCGTTCATGTGACGGAGGGCACCGTGATCCGCCCTGTCGCGAAGAGTTTTCAGGTGAATCCGACGGGTGGAAAGCTGACGCTTGATGTGATCCAGGAAGTGGTGGGCGAACGTCCGGCGGTGAGTGTCAGGCTGGCGGCACCCGGCGTGAGCGAAGGCGGGGGACTTCTGGTGAGGGGCAGCGTGCTGGTGGACGAGGGAGCGGTCATCGATACGGATCCCGGAGCGACCATCTCCCTCACGGGAAACACCGTCACCGTGCTGGGCAAACTCCATACGGCGGGCGGCAACATCGTGGTTGGCGGTGGGAGCAACACGGCAAACATCTTCGGCGATACCACCAAGGCACGGACCACGACCTACCTCGGCTCGAAGAGTGTATTGTCCACCGCAGGCACTGTCGTTCTGACACCGGATGCCTATGGCCGACGGACCGGCAAGGTGCTTTCCGGAGGAAACATCACGCTCACCGGCAACATCGCGGCCGCGACGGGTAGCGTGCTGGACGTGTCCGGAGCCAGCGGAAAACTCGACATCCCCGTGGCGTCCTCCGCCCCGGGGGCGAGCGCTCCCGTGCCGACCAACAGCGGTCTGACCCTCTCGCCGGAAATCCTCGCCACCGTGAGGACTCAGGTGGACAGCAACGGCGGAAACATCACGTTGAGCGGTGGGCAAATGTTGTTCTCCGATGCGACACTGCTTGGCAACGCGGGCGGCAAGACCGCGCTCGGCGGATCACTCAAGGTTTCCTCCGGCAGGTTCTACGCTCTGGGAGAGGTCCCGCTGCCGACAGACGCCAGCCTCGTGGTTTCACAGACGGGTTTGAACATCGATCCCGACCTGCCGGACAACAGCTCCGCCATCGGCCTCACCGTTTCTCCGGGGCGTCTTTCACGCGGATATTTTTCGGTTGATTCCTTCACCAACGGAGGATTCGACTCCCTGGCGCTTGACGGCGTCGTGGAGTTCAAGGGCAAGGTGGACATCGCCGCGCGCGGCCAGATCAGCGTGGCGAACGGCGGGATATTGTATGCCGATTCCGATGTCAGTCTGACGGCGTCCCATGTGAAACTCGGGCGTCCCATGTCGGTGCCTGTTCCGGTGGGAACCCAGTTGAGCCCGTTCCAATTGAACGGTCTGGCCTACGCGGTGGCCCCTACTTTCGGAACGGGAAAACTGAGTGTGAAGGCGGACGTCATCGACGTCGGGGATCTGGTCCTGCGCGGCATCGGTCAGGCCGGACTCACTGCGGCGGACGGCGATATCCGTGGCTACGGCACGTTCACCATCGCGGGGGACCTCACGCTCAAGGCCGGGCAGATCCATCCGGTCACCGCGAGCGATTTCAATATCTTCGCCTATGACTATCAAAACGGTGGTTTGCGGAGAGGCTCCGTCACCATCCAGAGTTCCGGTACCCGGAACCTGCCCCTCTCCGCGGGGGGGAATCTCCGGATTATGGCCTCCGAGATCGTCCAGGGCGGTGTGCTCCGCGCGCCCTTCGGCACGATCACACTCGGTTGGGATGGCACCGGCACCGCTCCGAAGGACCTGCTGACAGGAAACGCGCTGGCGGTTCCCGTGACGAAACACCTCACTCTCTCCTCCGGCAGCACCACCTCTGTTTCCGCGGTGGACCCGGCGACAGGGAAGGGGATTGTGATTCCGTATGGTATCAATACGGATGGAAACTCATGGATCGATCCCCGGGGAGTGGACATCACGGCGTCGGGACTGCCGGAACGGAACATCGTGCTCGCGGGCGAGGATGTTTCCACGTTGACCGGCTCTGTCATCGATGTGCGCGGCGGAGGAGATCTCCACGCCTACCGCTGGGTGCAGGGATTGGGAGGGCCGACGGATATCCTCGCTTCCAACACCAGCTTCGCTATCATTCCGGGCTACGACTCAAGCGTCGCGCCGATCGCGGATTTCAACGCCGCCGCCGGTGGGGGCTATGCGAACGGCACGCTCAAGGCGGGCGATAGGATCTATCTGAACGGCAGCAAGTCGCTGCCCGCCGGATATTATACGCTTTTGCCCGCCAGATACGCGCTGCTGCCGGGAGCGGTGCTCGTTTCACCTTCCACGAACAACGGCGCGGGATCGATCGAGATGCCGGACAAGTCCAGCGTGGTGTCCGGTTACCGTTACAACGACCTGAACAGCGACCGGGAGATCCCCACGCTCTCCACCCGTTTCGAGGTGGCGACCTCCAAGGTCGTCCGGGCCCGGGCGGAATATGAAGACTACCTGTCGAACTCCTTCCTCGTGGAGAGCGCGGTGAAACTCAACAAGGACATCCCGCTGCTGGCGAAGGACTCCGGTTCGATCCTCTTCAAATCCTCCGGCTCCATGACGCTGCTGGGTTCGGTGGCATCGGCATCTGTCACGGGTGGCCGCGGTGCTTCGGTGGATATCAGCACCGCGAGGGATATCGTGATTTCCAACGGTTCCGTTCCCGCCGCGGCGGGCGTGGTCGCATTGGATGCGAACGCCCTGAACGCCTTCGGCGCTGAAAGCCTTCTCATCGGAGGATATCGGACGAAGTCGGCAAGTGGCACGAAGGTGACCTCGGTCACCGGGAATCTGGTGATCGACAACAAGGGCACGTCCCTTTCCGCGAACGACGTGATCCTCGTATCCAACGACGATCTGACATTGAAAGACGGGGCACGGGTGGAAGCCTCGGATGTATCGCGCCGGGCGGCGGTTCCTCTGTCGATCACCGGCAACGGCACGCTGCTGCGCGTCACTTCGTCGGATTCGGCATCGGTCAGCCGCACCGGTTCCACCAGCTCCGCGCAGCCCCAGCTCACATTGGGCGAGAATGTCTCCATCTCCGGTGGCTCCCTCATCCTCGATTCCTCCGCAGGCATGGAACTTTCCACCACGGCGGACCTTGACGCCGCTTCCTATGCGGTGAACAGCGGCCGCATCAGTCTGCAGCTCGACGGCTCCGGAAACCTTGGCGGTGTGGACGGACTGGTCCTCTCCGGCGGGACGCTCGCGGATCTTCAAAAGGGAAAATCACTCTCGCTGCTCAGCTATTCATCCATCGACATCTACGGGACCGGGAGGATCGGCTCCGAAGGACTCTCTCAGCTCACGCTCAGCGCCGGCTCTGTCCGTGGGTTCAACCAGAATGACGGCAGTGTTTCCTTCAACGCCGAGAACATCCTTTTGAACAATTCCGCGAATTCCGCTGCTTCCGCGGCATCCGCTCCGTCGGGGGGGACCTTGGAATTCAACGCCGCCACCATCCGTCTCGGGGCTGGCGAGCTCGCGATCCGCCAGTATGACGAGGTGGTGCTGGACGCTTCCCGAAATGTGCTCGGCTCGGGCACGGGCGGCCTGACGGTTCAGAAATCCCTCTCCATCCATACTCCGCTGCTTGCGGGACTGGCGGGTGCCAAGCGCACCATCACCGCGGGAGGGAAAATAGACCTTACCAGCTCCGGTGACGCCACGTTCACGGGTGATCCCGGCTCGTCACTCTCTCTCAAGGGTTCGAGCATCAATGTGGACACCGCCATCTTCCTGCCGAGTGGTTCACTGGAGCTGCTCGCCACCAGTGGCGATGTGACGGTCTCCGGCCATCTCGATGTCTCCGGCGTGAGGCAGGATTTCAGGGATGTCAGCAGATATACGAATGCTGGAAGCATCAAGCTCGCATCGGAGACGGGAGACGTGGTCCTGACCGAGGGATCCACCGTGAACGTGGCGGCCCACGCAGGTGGTGGAAATGCCGGCATCCTCCAGATTTCCACTCCGGCAGGCCGGTTTGTTTCCGATGGCAGCTTGTCCGGCAAGGGTGGGAAAAATGGCTCGAACGGCGTGTTCGAACTGGATGTGAAAAATCTGGCATCCGTATCCGCATTGAGCGACTCGCTCACCTCCGCCTCCCTCACCGGCAGTCAGAGAATCCGGGTGAGAAATGGAAGCGTGCTCATCGACGGCATCGTCAAGGCTCTGGATTTCTCGCTCTCCGCCGACCAGGGATCGATCACCGTGACCGGAACGGTGGACGCGTCCGGAGACACGGGAGGCTCCGTGCGGCTCACGGCGAACAATGATGTGATCCTGGCCGATGGCTCGACCATCACGGTGGCGGGCAAGGATTTCTCCGCCGCCGGCAAAGGCGGTTCCGTCACTCTCGAAGCCGGTTCACAGCGCAACGGGGTGGCGGGCGCCGGTTCCGTGGATATCCGCACGGGCTCGGTCATCGATCTGTCCGTTGCTTCGAAGGTGGCGGGGGACGCGGTCACCCTGGGCAGCAGCGCGTCCGAAGGGAAATTCAGTGGCAAGCTGCACATCCGCGCTCCGCAGATTTCCGGTAACAAGGACATCGCGGTGGGCGCGCTCAACGGCACCATCATCGATGCTTCAAGCATTCTAGTGGAAGGTTACCGCATCTACGATCTCACCTCCGGCGGAGGCGCGATCACGACGGCGGTGAGAAACGGCATCCACACGGACGCGCAGTCATTCCTCGGCGCCGCCGGCACGGGCAATGCGAATTACACCGCCATGACCAACCGGCTGCTGGCGAACAACGGCGGCCTCGGGTCGGTGTTTGTTCTCGCCCCCGGTGTGGAAATCATCAACCGCACCGGAGACCTCACGCTGGGAAGTTCCACCACCTCGGTGGCGAATGACTGGGACCTCGCCACGTTCCGTTACGGCGCGAAGAGCGCGGCGGGTGTGCTCACCCTGCGGGCCGCCGGAAGCCTGAATTTCTTCAGCGCGCTCAGCGATGGTTTCACTGTCAGCACCACTCTCCCTGCGAACAATGCCACGCGGCTGTGGCTGGCCAGGCCCACCACGCAGAACGCCCTGTTGCCTGTCAACATGCAGTCGTGGTCCTACCGCCTCGCCGCGGGTGCGGACCAGACGGCGGCGGACTTCAGCGAGGTGCTTGGCGTGAACGCGCTCGGAACAAACGCCGGATTCCTCAAGCTCGGAAACAACCGCACGAACACCGCGACCACCTCGGGCACCGGCGCCACCACAAGCAGCGCCATCGCGAACACCGCCACAGCCACCTCGAACGGTTACCAGGTCATCCGGACCGGCAGTGGTGACATCGAGATCCATGCGGGCCGCAGCGTGCAGCTTCTGAACCAGTTCGCCACCATCTACACCGCAGGCACACGCGTGGCGGATCCCACGCTCGGCGGCACGTTCGATCTTCCGAGTCTCAGCCAGAACGGCATCGACTCCAGCCTTGGAGCGGTGCAGCAGTCGAACCCCGCGGCCTACACCATCGCCGGGGGGAATGTCTCGATCTTCGCCGGCCAGAACATCGAACACCTCACCCGCAACAGCGCGAACGAACTGGTCGCGGATTCCCAGCTCCAGCTTCCCAACAACTGGCTTTACAAGCGCGGTTATGTCGATCCCCTCACCGGCGAGTTCGGCACCAACCGCTGGGGAGAATCCGCATCCACGACATGGTGGGTGGATTTCACCAACTTCTTCCAAGGCGTCGGCGCGTTGGGCGGAGGGGACGTGACCATGGTCGCGGGCAACAATATCAGCAACGTGGACGCGGTGATCCCCACGAACATGAGGTCGACCGGCTTCACCGACGCCACCCGCACCCACAAGACGACTCCGGGAAATGCGACCTATCTTGAAACGGGAGGCGGAAACCTCACCGTCCGCGCCGCCAACGACATCGACGCGGGTGTTTATTATGTGGAGCGCGGCCATGGCGAACTCACCGCGGGCGGGAGCATCCATACCAACGCCACCCGATCCGCTGTCGCCAACGGCGTGACCGGCAACGCATACACCCAGCTTCCGACGACGCTCTTCCTTGGCAAGGGTGGCTTCGATGTCAGCGCGAGCGGTGACGTGCTGATGGGACCGGTGGCGAATCCGTTCCTGATGCCCGGCGGCTTGAACAACAGTTTCTGGCAGAAAACCTATTTCTCCACCTACGGGGAGGACAGCCAGGTGAATATCTCCTCCCTCGGTGGCGATGTCACGCTGCGGCTCCACACGACGATACCCGGTCAAACGCAGGGAGTCGCGGACCACTTCCTGCAACTGTGGATCACCAACAAACAACTGCTGTCCACCAATTCCGCCGCCAACGCGAAACCGTGGCTCCGCCTGAGTGAAAACCAGACCAGCCCTTTCAGAACGCTCGTCTCGCTGGCTCCGGGAACCGTGCGGACCACCTCCTTCAACGGAGACGTGAACCTGGTGGGGGATCTCACACTGTCGCCCTCGTCCAAAGGCACCGTGGAAATGCTGGCCTCCGGTTCCATCAACGCGCTCCAGCCGAACGGAATCTCCACCGTGAAAGGAGTGGTTTCCCAGATATGGGGGGCTGCGACCATCAATCTCTCGGATGCCGACCCGACATCCATTCCCGGATACCGTTCGCCGTTCGCGTATCATGTCATCGCCGGGGACAACCCGAACGCCGCCAGCGTCACCAGCACCGAGAGCGATTTCCTCGGCTTCATCGACGATCTCTTCGAGGAATCCGGAGGAACCAACGCCGTGTCGGAAACCAAGCAGGCGCTGCATTCTCCCGGACTGCTTCACCGCGACGACACCACCCCCACGCGCCTGTATGCGCTGGGAGGAGACATCTCGGGTCTCACCTTGTTCTCGCCGAAGGCGGCGCGGGTGCTTGCCGGGCAGGACATCCAGGACGTTTCCCTTTACATTCAGAATCTCCGGTCGGGCGATGCCAGCATCGTCAGCAGCGGGAGAAACATCATCCTTTCGAACTCCAACAGCCCGCTCCGCATCGCCGCAAGCAGCATCGGAAACGCCACGAACTTCGACAGCAGCCCGCTCGCCGGAGACATCCAGGTCAGCGGCCCGGGAACGCTGCAGGTGCTTGCGGGAGGCAACCTTGACCTGGGAACGGTTCCGGGCAGCAGCGATGGCACGGGTGTCGGGATCACCAGTATCGGCAATGCGAGGAATCCCTACCTGCCATTCGAAGGAGCGAACCTTGTCGTTGGAGCGGGAATGGGCGAGGCAGGCAGCCTGGCGACGGGCAAGCTGAATTTCGCCGAATTCATCGAAAAATACGTCATCACGGAAAAGGGCGCGAAGTATCTGAAACAGATCGCCCCGGGAGTCGATTTCCAGGCACAGCCGGAAGAAGAACAGGCCCGGCTGGCGCTGGAGGTCTTCTATCAGATCCTGCGTGATGCCGGTCGCGACTACGCGAAAACCCGCAACTACAAGGCTGCCAAGCTCGCGATCAAGGTGCTCTTCGGCGATGACAGCTATGCCGGAGAAATCCTCTCCAGGGGACGCGACATCCGCACGGCCAGCGGCGGAAACATCGACATCATCACCCCCGGTGGTGGTGTGGCGCTTGCGGAGACCGCCATCGGAAATCCCTTGTCGCCACCCGGCATCATCACCGCCAGCGGAGGAAATATTTCCATCTTCGCACGGAATGACATCAGCATCGGCATCGGGCGTATCTTCACACTGCGCGGGGGGGATGAGATCCTGTGGTCGTCGAAGGGCGACATCGCCGCGGGATCTTCTTCGAAGACCGTCAAGTCCGCGCCACCCACACGCATCCTCATCGATCCCCAGAGCGCCGCAGTGCAGACCGACCTTGCCGGACTTGCAACAGGCGGGGGCATCGGCGTGCTCGCCACTGTCGCGGGAGTCAAACCCGGGAACGTCGATCTCATCGCGCCGGAAGGCACGGTGGACGCCGGTGATGCGGGCATCCGCGTCAGCGGAAACCTCAACATCGCGGCGAACCAGGTGCTGAACGCGGGCAACATCTCCGTCAGCGGCAACAGCGCGGGAGCGGCGGCACCCGCCGTATCTTCTCCTAGCATCAGCGGTCTGACCGCCGCCTCGAACTCCACCGCCGCAACCAACGCAACCACAACCGGAACCGCTGCGAACGAGGCGCGCAACCAGGAAACCACAGAGGTGGTGGAAACCCCGTCGATCATCTCGGTGGAGATCATCGGCTACGGCAGCGGAAGCGCTGGGGAAAGCGATGCGGACAAGGAGGATGAGGAAGAAAAGGAATCCGGGGAGTGA